The proteins below come from a single uncultured Carboxylicivirga sp. genomic window:
- a CDS encoding FtsX-like permease family protein: MNFELFVARKIKSGEITGKKLSGPVIKVATMGVILGMVVMILSLSIGFGFKREVRQKIIGFGSHLQVMSYDYNNSYESNPITNDSTLVDDLNKIEGITHVQEFATKPGIIKTREDIQGIILKGVGADFDWNFMNEVCVDGSIPNFKDSVRSNEVYISAEIAKMLRLKVGDPLRMYFVQDQIRMRKFTICGIYNSHFPEFDKVFALVDIRHIQKLNNWESNKISGYEIIIEDFQHLDEIHQEVFDITSLRIEDNGTMLRAKSIRQVWPQIFAWLDMLDMNLLVILVLILLVAGFNMVSGLLILIIERTNMIGIFKALGAQNWSLRKVFLYLALYIVGKGLLWGNLIGVGLALLQKYTHLVKLDPVNYYLETVPIYLQASHLVLLNAGVIVITFLMLLGPSYLVARILPVKAIKFN; this comes from the coding sequence TTGAATTTCGAATTATTTGTAGCGCGTAAAATTAAATCAGGAGAAATTACAGGAAAGAAACTTTCAGGACCTGTAATTAAAGTAGCTACCATGGGGGTTATACTCGGAATGGTGGTTATGATTTTATCACTTTCGATAGGTTTTGGATTTAAACGCGAAGTGCGTCAGAAAATCATTGGTTTTGGATCGCATCTGCAGGTAATGAGCTACGATTATAATAATTCTTACGAGAGTAATCCTATTACTAATGATAGTACATTGGTGGATGATTTAAATAAAATTGAGGGCATTACTCATGTTCAGGAATTTGCTACTAAGCCTGGTATTATTAAAACAAGAGAAGATATTCAAGGGATTATTTTAAAAGGAGTGGGAGCTGATTTTGATTGGAATTTCATGAATGAAGTTTGTGTTGATGGTAGTATTCCAAACTTTAAAGATTCGGTTCGGTCAAATGAAGTATACATTTCTGCCGAAATTGCCAAGATGTTGCGATTAAAAGTAGGGGATCCGTTACGTATGTATTTCGTACAAGATCAGATTCGAATGCGAAAATTTACTATTTGTGGTATTTATAACTCTCATTTTCCTGAATTTGATAAGGTTTTTGCTCTGGTTGATATCCGACATATTCAGAAATTAAATAATTGGGAATCGAATAAAATTTCTGGATATGAAATTATCATTGAAGATTTTCAACATCTTGACGAGATTCATCAAGAAGTTTTTGATATCACCAGTTTGCGAATTGAAGACAATGGAACCATGTTAAGAGCTAAATCAATTCGTCAGGTATGGCCTCAAATTTTTGCATGGCTCGATATGTTAGATATGAATCTGTTGGTTATACTGGTTCTTATATTATTGGTTGCTGGTTTTAACATGGTAAGCGGATTACTAATCCTTATTATAGAGCGCACAAATATGATTGGCATATTTAAAGCGCTTGGTGCTCAAAACTGGAGTCTACGTAAAGTGTTCCTGTATTTAGCCTTATATATTGTGGGTAAAGGATTATTGTGGGGTAATTTGATAGGAGTAGGGTTGGCTCTTCTTCAAAAGTACACACATTTAGTAAAGTTAGATCCGGTAAATTATTATCTCGAAACAGTTCCTATTTATCTTCAGGCTAGTCATCTGGTGTTATTAAATGCAGGTGTAATTGTAATAACCTTCTTAATGCTTTTAGGACCTTCATACCTGGTGGCTCGAATATTACCTGTAAAGGCCATAAAATTTAACTAA